From a region of the bacterium genome:
- a CDS encoding four helix bundle protein, with amino-acid sequence MTKNFPTEEKYGLVQQMCTAAVSISANIADQLRVK; translated from the coding sequence ATAACCAAAAACTTCCCCACTGAAGAAAAATATGGATTGGTGCAACAGATGTGCACAGCGGCTGTTTCTATTTCAGCAAATATTGCAGATCAATTAAGAGTAAAATAG